The sequence CCGCGCTTCGGAGAGGGTCTGGTTGGCCGTCTCGTCGCCCACGTTGTCGGTGTGACCGATGATCTCGATCTTCAGGCTCGGGTTGTCGTTCAACACGGTGGCGAGTTCGCCCAGCGTGGCCTTGGACTCGCTACGCAGCACCGCCTTGCCGGTGTCGAAACGGAAGCCATAGACATCCACCTTGCCGGCGTCGTTGAGCGCCTTGGCCATCGGGCTCGCGCCCGTCACGCCCATGCGGTTCTCGTCCAGCGCCTGCTTCTCGACCACGAAGAGGAAGACGTTCGGCTCACCCATCTCGTCCACCCACATGGACACATAGGTGTTGCCGCGCTGGGCGGCGATGTATTGCGCATCCTTGGAACCGTTGAGGTAGAGGTCACGCGACTTCATCAGGCTTCGATAGGCCGAGAGGTTGCGGCCGCCACAGGGGCGCTCGCAGACGAAGAGCTCCTTGAAGCCGGAGCGCTTCAGCGAGGACTGGTAGTTGCGGAAGACCTGCAGCGCCGAGGTGGTCCTCGGGGTTTCGTAATGGATGTAGGTCACGCGGCCTTCGACCGGCAGCAGCTTGTCGGCGACGACGCCATCCTTGCCGTCCTTGGGCGTGCTGAGGATCAGCTGCGCCTCTTCGTATTCGCGGAAGTCGTAGTCCTTGATCACGGCGCCCGGAAAGCGCGCAACCTCCGGATGGTCCTCGCCGGTTTCGGCCGTCGCCATTTGCGGGAACATGGCCCCGGCGGTCACCGCCAGGGCAAGCGCTGCATGGCGCAGCTTCGAGAGCGTTCGGATCATCGACCTGATCTCCTGATGCAAAAGCCGCGATGATGTCGCGCGCATAGGCGGGCCGCCAGACGCAAACTCCACAACACGCAGCAGATCTGCAGGGACGAGCCCGCAATGCGGCCTGGACCGACAGACCCAACTCCCCGGAGACCCTCATGGAAGCAATCCGCGCAAACCTTGGCAAGGCCGCACCAGCGCTCTATCAAACCGTCGCCAGGCTCGACGCCGAGGCCGCTCAGTTCGCCGCGGGCGCCGGCATCGCCGAAGGCTTCACCCATCTGCTGCGCCTGCGCGCTTCCCAGATCAACCAGTGCGCCTTCTGTGTGCGCATGCATCACCGCGACGCTCTCAAGAGCGGCGAATCGGCCGACCGCATCGCGGTGCTGCCCGCCTGGCGGGAAACCGGCTACTTCGACGCGCGCGAGCGCGCGGCCCTCGCGCTGATCGAGGCCATCACCCTGGTGGCCGAGGGGCAGGTGCCGGAGGCCGTCTATGCGCAAGCGGCAGAGGTGCTCGACGAAGCGGCGATTGCGGCGGTGGAATGGTTGGGCGTAGTGATCAACGCCTGGAACCGCATCGCGATAGCCAGCCGCTACCCGGTGCATGCCTGAGCCAACCCGGCGCACGCAGCGACGAGCCCAGCACGCCGCCGGGCTCGTCACGCCCGAGCGCGACGGGCGTGACGACCTCAGTGCGCCAAGGCGGGTCGCGCGAGGCCGGCCAGCACGATGCTCTCGCCGGAATGCGAACGCCGGCAGTCGCGGCCTTGCAGCGCGGCTTCCAGCGCCTCGGTACAGCCGGGGCGGAAGCGGTCATGGAGCTCGATCACGAGCGCGCCCACCGCATCAAGCCAGGCCGGCGCGTCGCGCAGGACCTCCACCTCGGAACCTTCAATATCCATCTTGAGCACATCGATGCGCGGCAGCGCGAACTCGCTCATGAGGTCGGCGATGCCCACCGCCGGAATGCCTTGCCCGGAGGCGTCCTCGACGACGCGGAAACTCCAGGTTTCCACACCCGGGTTCTCGATCCGCAGATGCGTCTTGCGGCTCCAGAGACCCGCACGCAGCGGTCGGATGTTGTCGTGCGCGCGCACGTTGCGCAGCAGAAGCTCGAAGTTCGACGGTTCAGGCTCGATCGCCACCACTACGGCCTGCGGATAGCGGCTGGCGAAGTACACGGCAGCCAGCCCGATGTGCGCGCCGGCGTCGATCACGAATCCCGGCGACCCCAGTTCCAGTTCGTATTCGCGAGACAGGAAGATCTCGGCATAGACATCCTGGTCGGTCGTGCCGGGACGCAGATAAACCCTGCCGCCCGTGAGCGTGTTGGGCGCGCTGCCCATGCCCTGGTCGCGCAGCAGCCTGAGATAGGCCGACAGGGCTGCCGCGAGGCCGAAGTGTTGCCGGTACCAGCTCATGAAGAGCCAGCGCTGCTCACCTACCGCCTGCTTGAACAATGCCTTGAGCATGTTGCACGCCTCCCTGCGGTTCCGGGCACGGATTGTCGGCGCAGCATAGTCGAGGCCCGGACGGGTCTGAAGCGCCGGCAGCCGGTGTGACGTGGCCCAATTCACGGGTACCGCCCCTCCCGGTTCGCGGGGCCGGCGGACCCGGTGCGGCGCGAACGAAGCGATGTTCCGCGCCGCCGCCCGCTCCGTCTCAGGCGCGTAGCGCGCTCACGCGTGGAGCCTGCTTGGGCAGCGCGGCGCCGGCATCAAAGCTCGCGCGCATGGCCTGCGCGATGAGCAGGAAATCCGCCTCGGGCACGCGCACGTAGCCGAAGCGGAAGGCCGCGCCCCAATGCGTCTTGTCGCGGATGAAACTCAAGTCTTCGATCAGCGGCCGGATCGATGCTTCTTCGCAGGGAAGAAAGCGCACATCCACCCGGTAGGGCTTGAAGTCCGGCGCCATCTCGACTTGGTAGACCTCACCGCTCACGACTTCGCCGATGGCGGTGAAGGCCTGCAGCGGCGCCCCGTCCGGATAGGCCTCGCGCGGCGAGTAGAGGGCCACCCGATCGCCCGCCTGCAGCCTCTGCAAGGGCGCGCGCTTGCCGTGGTTCAACTGGATGAAACCGCCTTCCACGCCGCGCATCACATGCTCGCGCGACACCACGCCGATCCAGCATTGAGGGTTCTGCATCGCGAGCTCCTTGTCAGAGGCGGACGCCGCCGCCATTCACAGCCTTGCCCAAGTGACCGGCCTCAACGGCTGGCCGCCGTGCGCTCCTGTTCGTAGCTCTGGTAGTCCGACTTGCGGGCGTCCTCCATGCAACGCGCGCGCCGATCGCCGTCGGCCAGACCCTTGCACTGCTCGGTCTGCCAGTTCATGCCGGTGGTGTAGCGGGCCGCCGGCGTACAGGCCTGCAACCCGCTGAGCGCGATCGCGATGGTGGCGATGCCCATGAGTCCGTGACGCATCCGTGCTCCTGACGTTGTTCCCGATGTCCACGTCGTTTCCGGTGCATGGACGCCGACCCGTTACTTGGCAGCCTTGGCCGCCTCTTTCTGCTGCCGCACATACTCGTCGTAGCCAACGCCGGCGCGTTCGACGCAGCGCGCACGCTCGGCTTCGTCCTCCAGTTTCGCGCACTCGGTGTCTTCCCATTTCGCCGCGGGCTGCGGGGCCAGCTTTGGCGCACTCGCGCAGGCCGCCAGCAGCGCCGTCGCGGCGATCACGACGACGCGACGGCCGACGTCGATTGCCATGCACCCCGCTCCAAGGTCCTGAGCCGACTTGCCGATCTGTCGCATCTCGCACTCCTCCTCGTATCCGCCGGCAGCGTCCGCGCCGCGCGGATTGCGCCTCGGCTGCGAGCGTGGAGGACAACGCCCGCGCGAAGCGGTCCGAGCATTGGACTGCGCCAGCGCCACGGGTTCCGTCCCAGTCGCGGCTCGTTTTCGCTTGATTGCATCCTGCAGCCACGCTCCTGACAAGATGTGTCAGTACGCAGTCCCGTCCGGCGTATTGGGAACCGCGGGAGTGCCAATCCGTGCTTCCACCTTGGGATGTCCTGAAGCAGCGGCACGAACTGCGCGCGGGTGTGCGACAGACGCCCACACCGACCTGCCGCGCAAGCTGTCGTCGCTCCCGCAGAACAGGTCTCAGGCGCGAACCGGTTTGCGCTTGCGTGCTGCGGCTTTCCCGGCAGCCGCCGCCAATACCTTTTCGCGCCGCAAACGCACGACGCGCTCGATCAACGCATAGGGAATCGGCCGGTCCAGCGGAAAACGCAGATTGCCTTTCTCCCCCGCGTACGGCGCCAGCTCCGCCTCCAGCGCCGCATCGCCGCGTACCGGCGGATAGAGGCCGATGTGCTGCTTGAAAGCCGCGAAATAGACCAGCACCGCGCCGATGCGAAACGCCGGCATGCGATAACTGATGGCCTCCTCGGCCTCCGGCGCGGTGGCGGCGATCAGTTGCCGGATCTTCTGCAGATGCGCCTGCACTTCCGGCGCAAAGCCGGCGATGTAGTCATCGATGCTGGCCGGCGGACCGGCGGTCGGGTCGGGCATGGCGGCGGCTCCGGATGCGCGCCGGCTGGCGCTTCTCCATCCTAGCCGCTGCGCTCACGGCGCGAAGCCCGCGAACTGCGGCAACTGATCGCCGATCGCGTGCCAGGGGGCTTTCTGCGCCGCGAAGAGGTGAAACTGCGGCGCAATGCCCGGGTCTGCCACCAGCGTCCCCATCTGCACATGCGCGTACTCGCCCTCGCGCACCACGGCGTAGAGCAGCGTGCCGCAGCGGCTGCAGAAGTGACTGAGGTTGTCCGGGTTGCGTGGGTAGATCGTGAGCAGCTCCGCGCCCGCATCGATGCGCAGCGCCGCCGCGCGCGCCGCGGCAAAGACGCTGCAGGCCGATCCCGTGGCGAGGCGGCAGCGCGGGCAATGGCAGTAGCCGGCGTACTCGAAAGGCGCCGCCACCGTGTATTGCACCGCGCCGCACAGGCAATGGCCGTAGGCTGCGGCGCCCACGCCGCAGGCCTGGCTCATGCGGCCTGCTCCAGGCGCAGCCGCGAGGTGGGCCAGGGGTCGGCCCAAGCGGGGATCCGCATCAGGCCGTCGAGCCAGCGCACAATGTTCGGGAACGCGTCCATGGGCATGGCCGATTCGCGCCAGTAGGTGGCCATCGAGGCGAGCTGGAAGTCGGCAATGGTGAGACGACCACAGGCGACGAAGGCGCGATCGGTGAGGTGCGCGTCGAGCACCTTGGCGTAGCGGACGAAGTCCGGCATCCGGTCGATCAGGCGTGCACTGTCCGGCGGCCCGAAACCAAAAGTCGCCTTCACCACGTGCTCGAAGTAGAAGGGCGCGACCGCCGGCCCCCAGTGGCAATCGCTCCAGGAGAGCCAGCGCAGCACCTCCACCATTTGCATCGGCGCATGCGTGGGCCACATGTCCGAACCGACCCGGGTGCACAGGTAGGCCATGATCGCGGACGATTCCCACAGCACGACCTCGGCGTCGATCAGGGTCGGCGCCTTCATGTTCGGGTTGAGCCAGGCGTAATCCGGCGTGCGCAGCTCGCCTGCGACCAGGTCCAGCTCGATGAGCTCCGCCTTGATGCCCAGGTGCTTCGCCAGCGCCAGCACCCGCCGCGGTGCCTGCGCCTCGATCCAGTAGATCTTCATGAACGTCCTCCGTCGATGAACCGTGTACGGCTTGTCGAACGGGCCAGGACGGATTCGACACTTGCACGCACAGGGTGTCGAAGAAGACATCGGAACTGGTCACGAACTGCCCGCGCCCTCGCCCGAGATTGCCCCACTGTTCTTTCGCCGCGCACGCAGCACCCAGAGCATCAGGATCACCACCAGCAGATTGAGGATCAGCAGCACGAGGCCGAGCAGGCGCGGACGCCGCACCAGCTCCAGCACTTCAAACGGCACGTACAGCGCGCCGCTGGCTGCGGCGAGCACCTCGGCCCACGCCTTCTCGAACCACAAGCCGTAGGCCTCGACGAAGCGCACCGACGCATAGGTCGCGGCACCGCAGGCAAGCAGCACGAGGGGCAGATTCTCGAAATGCCTGGCGGCGGCGATGAAGATCCCGGGATAGTGCGCGGCGGGGTTCAGATGCGCGTGCTCGACCAGGCGCATCGCCACCTCTTGCAGGTCATGGTGGACGAAGAACAGCAGGCCGGACCCTGCCAGCACGGCGACGCTGCCCTTGAAGGCTTCGAACAGGGCGACGGCGCGGATGGCCTTGCGTGCGCGCATGGATGCTCCAGCGGAGGAGAGAGAGTCGGGTCGGCTCCGGCGCCATTTCCCGGCCGGTCGCCGGCCGCGAGTCTAGCGCGCCAGGGCCAACCCGCTGAGCGCTCAGTAGCGTCGTCCGTCCTTGTGGATGGCGACAGTGCCTTCCGGCGTCTCCAGCCAGGCGAGGTCGTCGTCCGGATAGAAGGCCACGTCACCACGGATACGGCCGCCGATGATGAGGTAGCGGGCCGGCGCCTCGCCGCGGTTGCGCAGCAGATGCGCCCTGCGCTCGCCGCCGCGGAACCCGGCGCACATGCCCGCCTGCAGGCGGTGTTCGCCGTCGTCGAGCTGCAGCATCAGCTCGCCTTCGAGCACGAAGATCAGCTCCTCTTCCTGCGAATGCCAGTGACGCAGGCCGGACTGGTCGCCCGGCACGAGCGTGTTGAAGCTGACCCCGAACTGCGAGAGGCCGAAGTGATCGCCGAGCTTGCGGCAGCTCGACCCGGGCAGCCCCTTCGGGAAGGGATCGGGATAGCCGGAGCCAAGGTCCTGAGCGATGTCGAGGGCGGATGCTGGACGGGTTGCGGACATGAAGCAGGCACTCCTCAGGAAAGGTCGCGAATGCGCGGGTGCGCTCCTGCAGTCGAGTGGACCGCGCCGATTTCGACACACGGCGCCCACCTTCGCCACCGCGGCAATCGCCTCACGCGCAGCGCGCGCCGACATCGGTCACGCCGGCGCTTTTGCGCGCGCCACACAATGTGCGCCCTGAACTTCGCCCACGCACGGGCGGAGCCCGAAAACAGGCGGGCCCCATGGAGCCCGCTATCCACGAAAGGCGTTTGCGATGCTCTATCTGTTCTCGGAACAAATCGGCGTAGACGCGGCAGCCCTGGGCTTTCCCTCGGTGGAGACCTGCCTGGCCGTAGTGCTGCAGACCGACCAGGTCTTGGCCGGCTGGCACAGCTTCAATACCTCGGGCACCGTCACGGCGGCCAATGCGGCCAAGTTCGGCACCTTCCTGGCGGCCAACGCGCCGGGCACCTGGCTGCGCCTCTATGGCGCGACCAACCGCGAGGGCCACGGCAAGAACTGGAAGTCCGAGATGCGCGACATTGCCAACGCCATCGGATTTACCGGCACGGTGATCGGCCTGGACATGGGCGTCGTCGGCGAAGGCGTGCACGTCGAGTTCCATCGCAACGGCAATGCCCGCTGCGAGATCTATCACAAGCGCAATTCGAAGATGATCTATACGCAGACGAAGACGCCGCTGGCGGCGATCCCGCATCGCCGGATCACCAACAGCGCCGCCACCGACCAGCCGCTCTACACCTCCGACGGGAGTCCCTCCATCTTCACCAACGCCACGATCGACCCGGCCACGTCCAAGAAGGGCAAGTTTCACCACTCAAGCTGGATGGGTCTGCAGAGCTTCACCGTCTGAGTGCTCGCCACGCGCGCGGAATGGGCGCCGCGCAGAGCGTGCCGCCGGTTTGTCCCGGGCTCAGTCTCCACCGCCGTGGCGGAGGGCTTCGCCGTGGTCGCCGCGGCTCCGGAATTGCCGACTGGGGACCGTCCCCCTCCCCGCACCGGACAACACTTAAGCATCGGCTTGACTATCCGATATCGCGCGCCAATACTTAAGTCCATGCTTAACCAATCAGATCCCCTCAACGCCGTCTTCCGCGCGCTGGCCGAGCCGACGCGTCGGGCCATCGTCCTGCAACTCTCGCGCGGTCGCGCCTCGGTGAGCGACCTCGCCGCGCCGCTGGATCTCTCGCTCGCGGCGGTGGTCCAGCATGTGCAGGCACTGGAGGAAAGCGGCCTGGTCCGCACGCAGAAACTAGGGCGCGTGCGCAGTTGCGAACTGAACAGCGAGGCCCTGGGTCTGGCGGAACAGTGGTTGAGCCAGCGGCGCCTGCAGTGGGAGGCGCATTTCGACCGACTCGGCGCCGTACTGGCCGAAGACGCACCCGGGAGCAGCTCTGAATGAACGCAGCCGACACCAAGCCCGTAGCCCATGGTTCCTTCACCCTTGAGCGCCGCTTCCCTGCCCCACCCGGGCGCGTGTTCGCGGCCTGGACCGACCCCGCGATCAAGCAGCGCTGGTTCACCGGCCCGCCCCACTGGACGCCGATCGAACGCTCGCTCGACGTGCGCGTAGGCGGCACGGAAACCCTGCACGGCCGCTTTGAAGGCGCGCAGCCGCTGGAAACCCGCTTCACCGCGCGTTACCACGAAGTCCTGCCCGACACCCGCCTCGTCTATGCCTACGACATGCACCTGAACGGCCAGCATCACTCGGTCTCGCTCGCCACGGTGGAATTCGTCGCCCTCGAAGGCGGCA is a genomic window of Niveibacterium sp. SC-1 containing:
- a CDS encoding OmpA family protein, translated to MIRTLSKLRHAALALAVTAGAMFPQMATAETGEDHPEVARFPGAVIKDYDFREYEEAQLILSTPKDGKDGVVADKLLPVEGRVTYIHYETPRTTSALQVFRNYQSSLKRSGFKELFVCERPCGGRNLSAYRSLMKSRDLYLNGSKDAQYIAAQRGNTYVSMWVDEMGEPNVFLFVVEKQALDENRMGVTGASPMAKALNDAGKVDVYGFRFDTGKAVLRSESKATLGELATVLNDNPSLKIEIIGHTDNVGDETANQTLSEARAQAVAAALGEQHGIDAGRLAVSGQGASQPLADNKNEAGRAKNRRVEIVALSSPPPAANNTRTTTTQAKPAAQTPTPTPANQGENTRSPVDDANAIINAANKLKGLFGH
- a CDS encoding carboxymuconolactone decarboxylase family protein; its protein translation is MEAIRANLGKAAPALYQTVARLDAEAAQFAAGAGIAEGFTHLLRLRASQINQCAFCVRMHHRDALKSGESADRIAVLPAWRETGYFDARERAALALIEAITLVAEGQVPEAVYAQAAEVLDEAAIAAVEWLGVVINAWNRIAIASRYPVHA
- a CDS encoding FkbM family methyltransferase, whose product is MLKALFKQAVGEQRWLFMSWYRQHFGLAAALSAYLRLLRDQGMGSAPNTLTGGRVYLRPGTTDQDVYAEIFLSREYELELGSPGFVIDAGAHIGLAAVYFASRYPQAVVVAIEPEPSNFELLLRNVRAHDNIRPLRAGLWSRKTHLRIENPGVETWSFRVVEDASGQGIPAVGIADLMSEFALPRIDVLKMDIEGSEVEVLRDAPAWLDAVGALVIELHDRFRPGCTEALEAALQGRDCRRSHSGESIVLAGLARPALAH
- a CDS encoding EVE domain-containing protein translates to MQNPQCWIGVVSREHVMRGVEGGFIQLNHGKRAPLQRLQAGDRVALYSPREAYPDGAPLQAFTAIGEVVSGEVYQVEMAPDFKPYRVDVRFLPCEEASIRPLIEDLSFIRDKTHWGAAFRFGYVRVPEADFLLIAQAMRASFDAGAALPKQAPRVSALRA
- a CDS encoding DUF1801 domain-containing protein, with the protein product MPDPTAGPPASIDDYIAGFAPEVQAHLQKIRQLIAATAPEAEEAISYRMPAFRIGAVLVYFAAFKQHIGLYPPVRGDAALEAELAPYAGEKGNLRFPLDRPIPYALIERVVRLRREKVLAAAAGKAAARKRKPVRA
- a CDS encoding GFA family protein, with protein sequence MSQACGVGAAAYGHCLCGAVQYTVAAPFEYAGYCHCPRCRLATGSACSVFAAARAAALRIDAGAELLTIYPRNPDNLSHFCSRCGTLLYAVVREGEYAHVQMGTLVADPGIAPQFHLFAAQKAPWHAIGDQLPQFAGFAP
- a CDS encoding glutathione S-transferase family protein; translation: MKIYWIEAQAPRRVLALAKHLGIKAELIELDLVAGELRTPDYAWLNPNMKAPTLIDAEVVLWESSAIMAYLCTRVGSDMWPTHAPMQMVEVLRWLSWSDCHWGPAVAPFYFEHVVKATFGFGPPDSARLIDRMPDFVRYAKVLDAHLTDRAFVACGRLTIADFQLASMATYWRESAMPMDAFPNIVRWLDGLMRIPAWADPWPTSRLRLEQAA
- a CDS encoding DUF2127 domain-containing protein — its product is MRARKAIRAVALFEAFKGSVAVLAGSGLLFFVHHDLQEVAMRLVEHAHLNPAAHYPGIFIAAARHFENLPLVLLACGAATYASVRFVEAYGLWFEKAWAEVLAAASGALYVPFEVLELVRRPRLLGLVLLILNLLVVILMLWVLRARRKNSGAISGEGAGSS
- a CDS encoding cupin domain-containing protein, encoding MSATRPASALDIAQDLGSGYPDPFPKGLPGSSCRKLGDHFGLSQFGVSFNTLVPGDQSGLRHWHSQEEELIFVLEGELMLQLDDGEHRLQAGMCAGFRGGERRAHLLRNRGEAPARYLIIGGRIRGDVAFYPDDDLAWLETPEGTVAIHKDGRRY
- a CDS encoding metalloregulator ArsR/SmtB family transcription factor, with the protein product MLNQSDPLNAVFRALAEPTRRAIVLQLSRGRASVSDLAAPLDLSLAAVVQHVQALEESGLVRTQKLGRVRSCELNSEALGLAEQWLSQRRLQWEAHFDRLGAVLAEDAPGSSSE
- a CDS encoding SRPBCC family protein, translating into MNAADTKPVAHGSFTLERRFPAPPGRVFAAWTDPAIKQRWFTGPPHWTPIERSLDVRVGGTETLHGRFEGAQPLETRFTARYHEVLPDTRLVYAYDMHLNGQHHSVSLATVEFVALEGGTRMRYTEQIVFLDGTPSDQGVPSRQGGTESLLDRMAQLFAHAEAQA